One Citrus sinensis cultivar Valencia sweet orange chromosome 5, DVS_A1.0, whole genome shotgun sequence genomic window, tatttgtgtggggtacctctaatcaagCAGGGTACTTCTAATTACGCCGGGCACCTCTAATTGCgcagggtacctctaatcaagCCGGGGACCTCTAATTACgccgggtacctctaatcatgcggggtacctctaatcatgccgggtacctctaatcatgccGGTTACCTCTAATCAAgccgggtacctctaatcacgcagggtacctctaatcacgcagggtacctctaatcacgccgggtacctctaatcaggCCGGGTACCTTAAATTAGGACAGATATCTCTAATCATGCgaggtacctctaatcatgtCGAGTACCTCGGATTACACTGAAGTTATTCCATTCGTCAACATGTGGCGTTATgctatctttcttatttttcccccaaacAATTTGCAATTAGCGATAACCTGAGATTCTTGCAAATCCTTCCgatttaacaagaaaaaagtaatgacATTTGACcccttaatttatttcattaattctcttttttttttattgatttcattatttttaaaaatatttttatttattttttattttataagcaTGGCAATGCATCATGTTTGGGCAATTTCGTgtctttgattttattgtgctatattaaattatatatacctGAACCTATTTATTACCACAATCATGTTAATTGTACCAACCCATTTAACCTGctatttttggtaaatttaaaataattgttatataGTTTTGGTTTAAATGCATtacaattcataaaataagctttttcataatttaataccgaatgaaataaaatactaatatttttcatgtttgacATGATCTAATAATATAGTAaacaaatcaataatttatttctaggCACCAATATCAGTGATTAGAAttttaagagaaaagaatCATAGAaagaacttttaaattttgtgttatctagaaaaataaataacgactccaaattttacaaaaatatatagggattttatttatattcaatttttatataatattaaaaaaccaattttattttctttataaatttatttaaacattaaTATTACGCGTTATTTAATTGAGTGAGTTTTCATGCGTAAACCCAAATCCCACTCTTTATGCAATGagttttttttgggttgaCTCGTTAATCACCCAACCTAATAAAGGTCAACTAGACAACCGTTTATATGATATCGGTTCATATGTGTTTGTGGATTGTATGCAATTTTGCtatgccttttttttataattattattataattttttgacttttttttttttttctaaatctaaatttttaacatttctcaaggtaatttttttaatttttatattctatgATTTTCAGCGGCCTTATTCATTCAGCATATGGGTCAAAATATCTTATATGTGATTGAAATactgatttttaattattaacttcaatttaaaaaataatttgaaaaaatctAACATCTtcaaatatcttttaaaaaaagtaacacGTGCATGTGCTCTCAATCCTTCAGAGCACGACTTTGAATCCCATAATTATTGaaacttatattttctctttcaatttaattaggaGTATGGGTGAAATGCATGTCTCTCTTCCTACAATATTAGCaagagtaaaaatataaaaatacttcATAATATACCTAAATTTAGGGTAGTCATAATAAACTTGTGAGGTAGGCTGATAGGCCCAAAAGAGCGCGTAAGGTGCACTGAGGCACCTATTGGCATACgcaaagaacaagaagaagaactTGAAGAATAGGACTTGCTCACTTGACGTTTGACAATGCAAAGTAAACCAGAGATACGTTGCCATCAACATCGTCTTGTCAGCCGAATCCCAGCACTCCAAAAGGCCAAAACTATTTGACTTGTCGCTGCAGCAAAATTACCCAACACcaaatacaaaaacaattattattaaaaaattaataaacaaataaaaaaagtttttttaaaaaaaaaaattaaagtaagcATTTTGGAGAAGAGAGAATTACAAACATAGAAAATTTGACATGGAAGGCAACGAAACCGTTAGGTTGTTAAACGTTAAGCTGGCCAAAAGGAAAAACccattaattgaaatatttttcatttttttatttgataataataaatttttggaaCCAAACTGTTGAAACCTTGCTAGTTGCTATCAAgaaaaaagtgaaacaaaaacaCAACACACTATGCACTCTCTGTCTGAACCTCATAATCTTCTTTACTCttcatcttattttatttttctttctgctTAGATCTTACCGTCAACCGAAAATGTTCGTTACTGCAACAGCAATGTTACCGGCCGTTGGATCCCTCTGCATCTCGCGGACACCCAGAGGCGGGCCTCGGTTTACGATGGCCGTAAGATCAAACGTTAATGTGTCAGTTGCTCCGATCTTGACAAAGCTACAGAAAGAGTGTGCAGCTCCTTTGCCCGTTCTGCGCAACGTGGCGGACGCCATGACTGCTGATATGAGAGCTGGGCTTGTCGTTGATGGGGGTGGCGAACTCAAGATGATACTTAGCTATGTCGATGCTTTGCCAACTGGGTATGCTTAGACTGATCGAATCCGCTATATATACGCTTTCTTCACTTGTTTTACTTAATGAAGTTTCTATATTGAATGTTAAATGGACATGAGCAACTTTTTAGGGGCAAAGAACTTTTCCAATGTTTGTGCATGTAttactttgtttttatttttttttattttaattacttgttGGTCGTTGGGCAGCCATTTGTTTGCACTTCGTGAACAGATTTATATTGCCCAGTCATGGAAATGTAATCTAATTTCTTTAgttgataatatattatgcTTTGAAAGGAATGAGAGAGGATTGTTCTATGCATTGGATCTTGGAGGCACAAACTTTAGGGTGCTAAGGGTGCAATTAGGTGGGCAAGAAGAGCGTGTTCAAGCTACAGAATTTGAACAAGTTTCTATCCCTCAAGAGCTCATGCGTGGTACCTCTGAGGTGTGTTTGGCTCCAATTAATGGGTCGTTAAGTCTGTTAATACATTTTGTTTATACTTCTTAATTGTTTCAACTCTAGGAgctttttgattttattgcaACTGGCCTGGCAAAATTTTCGGAAAAGGAAGCTGGAAAATTTCACTTGCCCCGAGGGAGGCAGAGGGAAATTggatttacattttctttccCTGTGAAGCAGACATCGATTGATTCTGGCATACTAATTAAATGGACAAAGGGTTTCTCTGTCTCTGGTACGGTTAGTATTTCTGCAAATTCAAATTACCGTATATGGTTAGTCATGCTTTGTTAGAGTGCCTGTAAATCCTAAGAAAGGTGTTAAATCCATATAAAGATTAGTTTTGGGAGTACAGAATGGAAACAGTGATTATAAATTACGGACACATGATCGATTTTTTTCATCATCTATTGGCTAGGAAAAGTGCTTCCTTATTTAGATATATATAGCCATTCTTCttcaattatgatatttaattgtttaactGATACAAGCATAATGTAGAACTCAAAACTTTCTGCAGCCGGGAAAGGATGTAGTTGCTTGTTTAAATGAAGCAATGGAAAGGCAAGGATTAGATATGCGAGTGTCTGCCCTGGTATGCTTTGCTTAGTACCCCCCTCCTCACATAAAGTTTCCAGTTTAATAGTGACCAATTTATGGATTTTTAATGTGAATTAGGTTAATGATACCGTGGGCACATTAGCCGGGGCTAGATACTGGGATGAAGATGTCATGGTTGCTGTCATTTTGGGTACTGGAACCAATGCTTGCTACGTAGAACAGATGGATGCAATTCCTAAGCTACAAGGCAATAAATCTCCTTCTGGAAGAACGGTGTGTAAGGGTGGCAAATAACTTGTTCAATAATCTCAGCTTGAATGTCAAATCctaatttgatggttttcctTGGTTCAGATAATTAATACTGAGTGGGGAGCGTTCTCTAAAGGTCTTCCCTTAACCGAGTTTGATAGAGATATGGATGCTGCTAGTATCAATCCTGGTGAGCAGGTAAGTTTTGTGCCTAGTGTCATCGTTAGTTTGCagttttaattattgatgTAGAAAACTAGACTATAAAATCTATTCAATCATCAATCACATTCTCGGCAGATATATGAGAAG contains:
- the LOC102626483 gene encoding hexokinase-2, chloroplastic, giving the protein MFVTATAMLPAVGSLCISRTPRGGPRFTMAVRSNVNVSVAPILTKLQKECAAPLPVLRNVADAMTADMRAGLVVDGGGELKMILSYVDALPTGNERGLFYALDLGGTNFRVLRVQLGGQEERVQATEFEQVSIPQELMRGTSEELFDFIATGLAKFSEKEAGKFHLPRGRQREIGFTFSFPVKQTSIDSGILIKWTKGFSVSGTPGKDVVACLNEAMERQGLDMRVSALVNDTVGTLAGARYWDEDVMVAVILGTGTNACYVEQMDAIPKLQGNKSPSGRTIINTEWGAFSKGLPLTEFDRDMDAASINPGEQIYEKTISGMYLGEIVRRVLLKMAEEGALFGNSVPEKLSMPFVLRTPHICAMQQDYSEDLQAVGSTLYDVAGVESSLKARKVVIEVCDTIVKRGGRLAGAGIVSILQKIDEDSNGAIFGKRTVVAMDGGLYENYTQYRRYVHEAVTELLGTEISKNVVIEHTKDGSGIGAALLASANSKFDHDY